A genomic region of Ignavibacteria bacterium contains the following coding sequences:
- a CDS encoding ABC transporter ATP-binding protein, with translation MDNETLNRRKVYFRILSYLKPYWRHLIGVLITSVFFTVFSGLSIYLTIPLLETLFQTELKAEQNLSPTAELSQKIETQAKSGGFLSGIKRNLSENLYSFIDRPSKRESLLRICGLILITFFLKGLFGYVQSYLMAYIEQGFIRDLRNETFSHLNKLSLKYFTNERIGNLISRITNDITMINTGISASFVTLTKDPLLVIVFLLLALAISWQLTLLSLVVMPFSLAIISWLGVKLYKQSYTLQGKMADLTSFLQEKIYGTKIVKAFNMEAKEDENFFALTNHFFKIILRITRIRNIAPPVTEFFSILAGVLIIWYGGIQVLESHTLKASEFLGFLFIIFQIMPPIKELSNVANRIQESTAAASRVFEIIDEPITIKNKPNAIPFISFNDKIVFDKVSFHYDISHRYILKDISFEVKRGEIAALVGPSGAGKTTLVDLIPRFYDVTEGAIYIDGVDIRDYDLKSLRNHIGIVTQDPILFNDTIKNNISYGMEDAEFEEIVNAAKAANAHDFIMDLPQGYDTIIGERGLKLSGGQRQRISIARALLKNPPIMILDEATSALDSESEILVQGAIENLMKDRTTFVIAHRLSTVRNASKVIVIDEGKIVQMGTHAELIQDTDGLYYRLYSLQFRFNEVQE, from the coding sequence ATGGACAATGAAACTCTAAACCGCAGGAAAGTTTATTTCAGAATTTTAAGTTATCTAAAACCTTACTGGCGTCATCTGATTGGTGTTCTTATAACTTCTGTCTTCTTTACCGTTTTCAGCGGACTTTCAATTTATTTAACCATTCCTTTACTTGAAACACTTTTTCAAACTGAATTAAAAGCTGAACAAAATCTTTCTCCCACTGCTGAACTCAGTCAGAAAATAGAGACGCAGGCTAAGAGCGGCGGTTTCCTCTCAGGCATTAAACGAAATTTATCTGAAAATCTTTACTCATTTATTGATCGACCATCAAAAAGAGAATCACTTTTAAGAATTTGTGGTTTAATCCTTATAACATTTTTTCTGAAAGGGCTATTCGGTTATGTTCAGTCTTATTTGATGGCTTACATTGAACAGGGCTTTATTCGTGATTTAAGAAATGAGACTTTTTCTCATCTCAATAAACTTTCACTTAAGTATTTCACGAATGAAAGAATCGGTAATCTCATTTCCAGAATTACAAACGACATCACGATGATTAACACAGGCATTTCAGCGAGTTTTGTAACTCTTACTAAAGATCCTTTGCTTGTGATTGTTTTTCTTTTACTCGCACTTGCTATCAGCTGGCAGTTAACTTTGCTTTCTCTTGTTGTGATGCCTTTTTCTCTTGCAATTATCAGCTGGCTCGGCGTTAAACTTTATAAGCAGAGTTATACGCTTCAGGGTAAAATGGCTGATTTGACATCTTTCCTCCAGGAAAAAATTTACGGCACTAAAATCGTTAAAGCTTTCAATATGGAAGCAAAAGAAGACGAAAATTTCTTTGCATTAACTAATCATTTCTTCAAAATCATTTTACGAATTACTCGGATAAGAAATATCGCGCCGCCTGTTACTGAATTTTTCAGTATCCTTGCCGGTGTTTTGATAATCTGGTATGGCGGAATTCAGGTTCTTGAATCTCACACATTAAAGGCAAGCGAGTTTCTTGGATTTTTATTTATCATCTTTCAAATAATGCCGCCAATTAAAGAATTAAGCAATGTAGCAAATCGAATTCAGGAATCTACAGCAGCAGCATCGAGAGTTTTTGAAATTATTGATGAACCAATTACAATTAAAAATAAACCGAACGCTATTCCATTCATCTCATTTAATGATAAAATTGTTTTCGATAAAGTTTCTTTTCATTATGATATAAGTCACAGGTACATTTTGAAAGATATCTCATTTGAAGTCAAAAGAGGAGAAATTGCTGCGCTCGTCGGGCCAAGCGGCGCCGGCAAAACAACTCTTGTCGATCTAATTCCAAGATTTTACGATGTAACCGAAGGAGCTATTTACATTGATGGAGTTGATATCCGAGATTACGATTTAAAATCATTAAGAAATCACATTGGAATAGTTACTCAAGATCCAATCCTTTTTAACGATACAATTAAAAACAACATCAGTTATGGTATGGAAGATGCGGAATTTGAAGAAATTGTTAACGCAGCAAAAGCAGCTAATGCACACGATTTTATAATGGACCTTCCGCAGGGATACGATACAATTATTGGTGAAAGAGGTTTGAAACTTTCCGGTGGTCAGCGACAGAGAATTTCAATTGCACGAGCTCTTTTGAAAAATCCACCCATTATGATTTTAGACGAAGCAACTTCAGCACTCGATAGCGAATCTGAAATTTTAGTTCAAGGTGCAATTGAAAATCTGATGAAAGACAGAACAACATTTGTAATTGCTCACAGATTAAGCACTGTTAGAAACGCCAGCAAAGTAATCGTAATTGATGAAGGTAAAATTGTCCAGATGGGAACTCACGCAGAATTAATTCAGGATACAGATGGACTTTATTACCGACTTTATTCACTTCAATTTCGCTTTAATGAGGTTCAGGAATGA
- a CDS encoding DUF5018 domain-containing protein produces the protein MRRTILTILTVLLCVSLAQTQSFRYSTIWEKSQATGTMPSYIGTSHTERGSAYGVVDGQEKLFLVSRLGTTKVLVLDPATGDSLGVLDITGVSGGTFILNDVEVSADGKIFACNLTTGTNTTSFKVYRWDNLTAAPVNVIDFTTTTGYRLGDKITVVGSTADNSITIWAAAASQNKIFRFNTTDNGNTFTATEITLSDGAQGTVPTVAPKGTGAVGFYLNSAGRNVKEYDASGNLLATLPGEVVATGSTAMDYVEYGAKKYLAVFNYGTGNENIRLVDVADGLANGKLVFVTSSLGTNANTNGTGDVDFKNNGDGTFDLFVLGTNNGIARYRTKLYANVTFNVNMKVKTAKGLFNPAEDSLVVRGTFNNWSGNADLLLDSDGDTVYTITKGYLIAGDTTEFKFVILKDNQEIWESISNRVVVFPEGNVTYDFYFDNDSVITAQAQVTFNINMRVAILKGKFTPSSDLVVIRGSFNGWSGNADQLSDPDGDSVYSITKTFNVGDNLEFKFVIVRGGQDFWEDQIPNRTYTVQAGTNVYDGGYFNNDSVYVPQFPIQFTFSCNMELERLSGRFNPATDTVSVNGTFNGWTSKAWILTPNPLNPDLYEGTWTINAGVGESIEFKFWYTPNNWESRPNRVYTFTQDDINAGAVFYSGSFNDASLATVLNQPATIKFTVNTNGAISIINGQPFPVVNTVHIAGSALPLQWPQGGWPNSDSTVMIRLYDDGTNGDLVAGDKIFSRDITFPQYTILRVEYKYSINFGDAANNGGGNDNEAGFAQNHILNMTRFMTGATTVDTFGRMGDSYLTNITGVNDQSVTKPTTYSLSQNYPNPFNPSTRIKFTLPEMTRVTLKVYNVLGQEVATILENKELPAGSYDYEFNAGNLTSGTYIYRLVAGNFVQTKKMVLMK, from the coding sequence ATGAGACGAACAATACTTACAATATTAACTGTTCTTTTGTGCGTTAGTCTTGCACAAACTCAATCTTTTCGCTACTCAACTATCTGGGAAAAATCCCAAGCCACAGGAACTATGCCAAGTTATATTGGCACAAGTCATACTGAACGAGGTTCTGCTTACGGTGTAGTAGATGGGCAGGAAAAATTATTTTTAGTTTCAAGATTGGGAACAACAAAAGTGTTGGTACTTGATCCTGCAACGGGAGATAGTTTAGGCGTCCTTGATATTACAGGTGTCTCTGGAGGTACATTTATTCTTAATGATGTCGAAGTTTCAGCTGATGGGAAAATTTTTGCATGCAATCTTACAACAGGAACCAATACTACCTCTTTTAAGGTGTACCGTTGGGATAATTTAACAGCTGCACCAGTAAATGTAATTGATTTTACAACTACAACGGGCTACCGTTTAGGAGATAAAATTACAGTGGTTGGAAGCACAGCAGATAATTCAATCACAATATGGGCAGCTGCTGCTTCTCAAAATAAAATATTCCGTTTCAATACAACCGATAACGGAAATACTTTCACTGCAACTGAAATTACTTTGAGTGATGGTGCACAGGGAACAGTTCCAACTGTTGCACCAAAAGGAACAGGAGCTGTTGGATTTTATTTAAATTCTGCTGGCAGAAATGTAAAAGAATATGATGCAAGTGGAAATCTTTTAGCAACTCTTCCTGGTGAAGTCGTTGCAACTGGAAGTACCGCTATGGATTATGTTGAATATGGGGCCAAGAAATATCTCGCAGTTTTTAATTATGGAACTGGCAATGAAAATATCAGACTTGTTGATGTAGCTGATGGATTAGCAAACGGAAAATTGGTTTTTGTAACTTCATCACTCGGTACAAATGCAAATACAAACGGTACAGGTGATGTTGACTTCAAAAATAATGGTGACGGAACATTTGATCTATTTGTCTTAGGTACAAATAATGGAATTGCTCGTTATAGAACAAAACTTTATGCAAATGTTACATTTAATGTAAATATGAAAGTTAAGACTGCAAAAGGTCTTTTCAATCCTGCTGAAGATTCATTGGTAGTTAGAGGAACATTCAATAATTGGAGTGGAAATGCTGATCTTTTGCTCGATAGTGATGGTGATACTGTTTATACAATTACAAAAGGATACTTAATTGCAGGTGATACAACAGAATTTAAATTCGTGATCCTAAAAGATAATCAAGAAATATGGGAAAGTATTTCTAATAGAGTAGTTGTATTCCCAGAAGGAAATGTGACTTATGATTTCTATTTTGATAATGACTCAGTAATTACAGCTCAAGCTCAGGTCACATTCAATATCAACATGCGTGTAGCAATTCTGAAAGGTAAATTCACTCCATCAAGTGATTTGGTTGTAATTCGCGGCAGTTTCAACGGGTGGAGTGGAAATGCTGATCAATTAAGCGATCCAGATGGTGACTCAGTCTACTCAATTACAAAGACATTCAATGTTGGTGATAATCTTGAATTCAAGTTTGTCATTGTAAGAGGTGGACAGGATTTCTGGGAAGATCAAATTCCAAACAGAACTTACACAGTTCAGGCAGGAACAAATGTTTATGATGGCGGCTACTTCAATAATGACAGTGTGTATGTTCCACAATTTCCAATTCAGTTTACCTTCTCCTGCAATATGGAATTAGAGCGATTAAGCGGAAGATTTAATCCAGCCACAGACACAGTTTCCGTAAATGGAACATTCAATGGCTGGACATCGAAGGCATGGATACTTACACCAAATCCATTAAATCCAGATTTGTATGAAGGAACCTGGACAATTAATGCAGGAGTAGGTGAGAGCATTGAATTTAAGTTCTGGTATACACCGAATAACTGGGAAAGCCGACCAAACAGAGTATATACATTTACACAGGATGATATCAATGCAGGAGCGGTGTTTTACAGTGGTTCATTTAACGATGCAAGCTTGGCGACTGTATTAAATCAGCCTGCAACGATTAAGTTTACAGTTAATACCAATGGAGCGATATCGATAATCAATGGACAGCCATTCCCAGTAGTTAATACAGTACACATAGCAGGAAGTGCATTGCCATTGCAATGGCCACAGGGTGGATGGCCCAATAGTGATTCGACAGTAATGATAAGATTGTATGATGATGGGACAAATGGAGATTTGGTAGCAGGCGATAAGATATTCTCGAGAGATATTACATTCCCGCAATACACAATATTGAGAGTTGAGTACAAATATTCAATCAACTTTGGAGATGCTGCAAATAATGGTGGAGGAAATGATAATGAAGCTGGCTTTGCACAAAATCACATTTTGAATATGACGAGATTTATGACAGGAGCGACAACGGTTGATACATTTGGAAGGATGGGAGATTCATATTTGACAAACATTACAGGAGTTAATGATCAGTCAGTTACAAAGCCGACGACATATTCATTATCACAGAACTATCCAAATCCATTCAACCCATCGACAAGGATTAAATTCACACTTCCAGAGATGACAAGAGTCACATTGAAAGTTTACAATGTACTTGGTCAGGAAGTAGCGACAATACTTGAGAACAAGGAATTGCCGGCAGGTTCTTATGATTATGAATTTAATGCTGGTAATTTGACAAGTGGAACCTATATTTATCGATTAGTTGCTGGCAATTTTGTTCAGACGAAGAAGATGGTTTTGATGAAGTAA
- the pepT gene encoding peptidase T, whose amino-acid sequence MTANKDYTVVERFLRYVKYDTQSSEESTTFPSTEKQKILGQILADELKEIGMQNVELDEFGYVYAELPSNSDKDVPPIGFLAHMDTSPEVSGANVNPIIHKNYDGGKIVLPADPTQVIDPEEHPDLKEQIGNDIITADGTTLLGADNKAGLAEIVDAMRYLIQHPEIKHGPIKVCFTPDEEVGRGTEKIRLDRFGAKYAYTVDGESLGEIENETFCADTVILTIQGFNCHPGYAKNKLVNAIKIAADFIDALPKDSLSPETTEGREGYVHPYVVNGGVDVTTIKILIRDFEEAGLKEKEAFLKALAEEIVSKYPKASFKFEVQESYRNMRYVLDKHPQVVQYALEAVERAGIKPKLNIIRGGTDGSRLSYMGLPCPNIFAGEHAFHSRLEWISVQDMQKAVDVIVNLCQIWEEKS is encoded by the coding sequence ATGACAGCTAATAAAGATTACACAGTTGTTGAACGATTTCTCAGATATGTAAAATACGATACTCAATCATCTGAGGAATCAACGACATTTCCATCAACAGAAAAACAAAAAATTTTAGGTCAAATTCTTGCCGACGAATTAAAAGAAATTGGAATGCAAAATGTTGAACTCGATGAGTTCGGTTATGTTTACGCTGAACTTCCCTCAAATTCAGACAAAGATGTACCTCCGATTGGATTTTTAGCTCATATGGATACATCCCCTGAAGTAAGCGGAGCAAATGTAAATCCAATTATTCATAAAAACTATGACGGCGGAAAAATCGTTTTGCCTGCAGATCCGACTCAAGTAATTGATCCAGAAGAACATCCAGATTTAAAAGAACAAATCGGCAACGACATAATCACTGCTGATGGAACCACACTACTCGGTGCCGACAACAAAGCTGGACTTGCAGAAATTGTTGATGCAATGCGTTACTTAATACAACATCCTGAAATCAAACATGGACCTATCAAAGTTTGTTTTACTCCTGATGAAGAAGTAGGACGTGGAACAGAAAAAATCAGACTGGATAGATTTGGTGCTAAATACGCTTATACAGTTGATGGGGAGTCACTTGGTGAAATAGAAAACGAAACATTCTGTGCGGACACAGTAATTCTAACAATTCAAGGTTTTAATTGTCATCCTGGTTATGCAAAAAATAAATTGGTCAATGCAATAAAAATTGCTGCTGATTTTATAGATGCACTTCCAAAAGATTCTCTTTCACCCGAGACAACGGAAGGAAGAGAAGGTTATGTCCATCCTTATGTTGTAAACGGAGGAGTTGATGTAACAACTATTAAAATTCTAATTCGAGATTTTGAAGAAGCAGGACTAAAAGAAAAAGAAGCCTTTCTTAAAGCTCTTGCAGAAGAAATCGTCTCGAAATATCCTAAGGCAAGTTTTAAGTTTGAAGTTCAAGAATCTTATCGAAATATGAGATATGTTCTTGATAAGCATCCACAGGTTGTTCAATATGCACTCGAGGCTGTTGAAAGAGCCGGGATAAAACCTAAGTTAAATATTATTCGCGGCGGAACAGACGGTTCAAGACTTTCTTATATGGGATTGCCCTGTCCAAATATTTTTGCGGGTGAACATGCATTTCATTCAAGATTGGAATGGATCTCAGTACAGGATATGCAAAAAGCAGTTGATGTAATTGTTAATCTCTGTCAAATCTGGGAAGAAAAAAGTTAA
- a CDS encoding DUF1844 domain-containing protein: protein MADQDKNLHDQLFFQLILQFQTSAWIGLGKLPNPITQKIERDLEAAKLAIDMLDMIKAKTKGNLSDEEDRLLTQISKDLKLNYVDELEKDRKEKQDKKEEAKT from the coding sequence ATGGCAGATCAGGATAAAAACCTTCACGATCAGCTGTTCTTTCAATTGATTTTACAATTTCAAACATCAGCCTGGATCGGTCTTGGCAAACTCCCAAATCCAATTACACAAAAAATTGAACGAGACCTCGAAGCAGCAAAACTCGCAATTGATATGCTTGATATGATCAAAGCTAAAACAAAGGGCAATTTATCTGATGAAGAAGATCGATTATTAACTCAAATCAGCAAAGACTTGAAATTAAATTATGTTGACGAACTTGAAAAAGATCGCAAAGAAAAACAGGACAAGAAAGAAGAGGCTAAGACTTGA
- a CDS encoding T9SS type A sorting domain-containing protein, with product MKGFVRAVLKINLYYVLVNDPVTNFSYILTLNENLEEVTSRIKIAGSGHVMTNNNSHIFVAVNKPRNLYSFIQRITFFTNVEEDKAKNIFQLYQNYPNPFNLSTRIKFTLPEMTKVTLKVYNILGQEVATILENKELPLGSYDYEFNADNLASGTYIYRLVAGNFVQTKKMILMK from the coding sequence ATGAAAGGATTTGTTAGAGCTGTATTAAAGATTAATTTATATTACGTTTTAGTAAATGATCCTGTGACTAATTTTAGTTATATTTTAACTCTTAATGAAAATCTCGAAGAAGTAACTAGCAGAATCAAAATAGCAGGATCTGGGCACGTAATGACTAATAATAATTCACATATTTTCGTTGCAGTAAACAAACCGAGAAACCTTTATTCTTTTATTCAAAGAATTACTTTTTTTACTAATGTAGAAGAAGATAAAGCTAAAAACATTTTTCAGCTTTATCAAAATTATCCTAATCCATTTAACTTATCGACAAGGATTAAATTTACACTGCCAGAAATGACAAAAGTTACCTTAAAAGTTTATAATATTCTTGGTCAGGAAGTAGCGACAATACTTGAAAATAAAGAATTGCCATTAGGTTCTTATGATTATGAATTTAATGCTGATAATTTAGCAAGTGGAACCTATATTTATCGACTAGTTGCTGGCAATTTTGTTCAGACGAAGAAGATGATTTTGATGAAGTAA
- a CDS encoding thioredoxin family protein produces MKIIFKFFIVLSFLFQLVISLNAQDKSSSSFSIITDEKSSKPMLIGLCSRENLTKDTSFSWWFEAEYDYYTPEDSVIKLIDLDSIKIVCVMGTWCSDSRREVPRFYKILDELNFDYKNLELYCVDRKKKAEGFDIDQFVIERVPTFIFYKNDSEIGRIIETPTETLERDILNILKNINEK; encoded by the coding sequence ATGAAAATCATTTTCAAATTTTTCATTGTTTTAAGTTTTCTTTTCCAATTAGTTATTAGCTTAAATGCACAGGATAAAAGTTCATCATCATTTTCTATCATAACAGACGAAAAATCTAGCAAACCGATGCTGATTGGTTTATGCTCGAGAGAAAATTTAACAAAAGACACTTCTTTCTCCTGGTGGTTCGAAGCAGAATATGACTATTACACTCCTGAAGATTCAGTAATAAAATTAATTGATCTTGATTCAATTAAAATTGTTTGCGTGATGGGAACCTGGTGCAGTGACAGCAGAAGAGAGGTACCAAGATTTTATAAAATCCTTGATGAATTGAATTTCGATTACAAAAATTTGGAGCTTTATTGTGTTGACAGGAAGAAAAAAGCAGAAGGTTTCGACATAGATCAATTTGTAATTGAAAGAGTTCCTACCTTCATTTTTTATAAAAACGATTCTGAAATTGGTAGAATCATCGAGACACCAACTGAAACCCTCGAGCGAGATATATTAAATATTCTGAAAAATATTAACGAGAAGTGA
- the recG gene encoding ATP-dependent DNA helicase RecG, translating to MLKIERDKLPSLKFIKGVGEAREKILNALGIHTIEDLLFYFPYRYYDRTTVIPIVQAYRLIHSGSEEEVTFVGKIKSINKIQTSKRQILQIILSDGSANLKIIFFEGIHLFQKIFSVGLVVAFSGKVQSGLDGEPVLYHPTFDIIKDEEDFDFQNTGRIVPQYSLRGISQAKANAFGSHTLRKIIQNALSNYLALITETLPDYILRKFNLMSLIRAVKNLHNPENFDLLNKARYRMKFEEIFYYQMIAAINRKALKQLDESIKFTKVGENARYFIEKKLPFELTEDQKKVIREIYNDFKSGYPMNRLLQGDVGSGKTLVALITALIAVDNGFQVAIMAPTEILAFQHYNYFTNLLKDLPITIGLLTSSTPNSIRKKYSKMIENGELQILIGTHALIEDNVQFQNLGYVIIDEQHRFGVVQRAKLKMKGRNPHLLVMTATPIPRTLALTIYSDLDVSIIKTMPKNRKPIKTHVITPDKKPSLYDFIRKEIAKGNQAYIIYPLIEESEKIDLEDVISNFQKLKNEIFKEFNVGMIHGKLPSEEKEDIMNRFNAGEIQILVATSVIEVGIDNPNATIMVIEEAQRFGLSQLHQLRGRVGRSDKQSYCILISEIEVDDVRTKTLFDLNNQTSIARERLKAMKKYSDGFKIAEIDFKLRGPGDIFGTKQSGIPEFKFVDIFSDQELIERVRDFTFSLIEEDPDLAKPEHLIIKEVIKKKYSAREFLSTIA from the coding sequence ATGTTAAAGATTGAACGGGATAAACTTCCATCATTAAAATTTATAAAAGGAGTTGGTGAAGCTCGGGAAAAAATTTTAAATGCTTTAGGCATTCATACAATTGAAGATTTATTATTCTATTTCCCTTATCGATATTATGATAGAACAACTGTCATTCCCATTGTTCAAGCATACAGATTAATCCACTCCGGTTCGGAAGAAGAGGTAACTTTTGTCGGTAAAATAAAATCCATCAATAAAATTCAAACATCAAAAAGGCAGATACTACAGATCATCTTGAGCGACGGCTCGGCAAACCTAAAAATAATTTTCTTCGAAGGGATTCATCTTTTTCAAAAAATTTTTTCTGTCGGACTTGTTGTCGCTTTCTCTGGCAAAGTTCAATCGGGTTTGGATGGAGAACCAGTTCTTTACCATCCTACTTTTGATATAATTAAAGATGAAGAAGATTTTGATTTTCAGAATACCGGAAGAATTGTACCGCAGTATTCTTTGAGAGGAATTTCACAGGCAAAAGCAAATGCTTTTGGTTCTCATACTTTGAGGAAGATAATTCAGAATGCTTTAAGCAATTATTTGGCTCTGATCACAGAAACTTTGCCAGATTATATTTTAAGAAAATTTAATTTAATGAGTCTCATAAGAGCAGTTAAAAATCTTCATAATCCTGAAAATTTTGATCTCTTAAATAAGGCCCGCTATCGAATGAAATTTGAAGAGATCTTTTATTACCAGATGATTGCAGCAATAAATCGAAAAGCTCTTAAACAGCTTGATGAATCAATTAAATTCACAAAAGTAGGGGAGAATGCTCGTTACTTCATTGAGAAGAAATTACCTTTTGAATTAACTGAAGATCAGAAAAAAGTTATTAGAGAAATTTATAATGATTTTAAGAGTGGTTATCCAATGAACCGATTGCTTCAAGGTGATGTGGGAAGTGGTAAAACTCTTGTTGCATTAATTACCGCACTCATTGCAGTTGATAATGGTTTTCAAGTTGCAATTATGGCTCCAACAGAAATTCTTGCATTTCAGCATTACAATTATTTCACCAATCTGCTTAAAGACTTGCCGATTACAATAGGACTTCTTACCAGCAGCACTCCAAATTCCATCAGAAAAAAATATTCAAAGATGATTGAAAACGGTGAATTACAAATATTAATCGGAACTCATGCTTTAATTGAAGATAATGTGCAATTTCAAAATCTTGGTTATGTGATTATTGATGAGCAGCATCGCTTTGGTGTGGTTCAAAGAGCAAAGCTCAAAATGAAAGGTCGAAACCCACACTTACTTGTGATGACAGCCACACCAATTCCAAGAACTTTAGCTCTTACAATTTATTCGGATCTGGATGTTTCAATAATTAAAACAATGCCTAAAAACAGGAAGCCAATTAAAACTCATGTTATTACTCCAGATAAAAAACCAAGTCTTTATGATTTTATCCGGAAAGAAATTGCAAAAGGTAATCAAGCCTACATTATTTATCCGTTAATTGAGGAATCGGAAAAAATAGATCTGGAAGATGTGATTTCTAATTTTCAAAAGTTGAAGAACGAAATATTCAAAGAATTTAATGTTGGGATGATTCACGGAAAGCTGCCGTCTGAAGAAAAAGAGGATATAATGAATAGATTTAATGCTGGTGAAATTCAGATTTTAGTTGCGACATCGGTAATTGAAGTTGGAATTGATAATCCAAACGCGACGATTATGGTAATTGAAGAGGCACAGAGATTTGGTCTTTCACAGCTTCATCAGTTAAGAGGGAGAGTCGGGAGAAGCGATAAACAATCGTATTGTATTTTAATCTCTGAAATTGAAGTTGACGATGTCAGAACAAAAACTTTATTCGATTTAAATAATCAAACCAGTATTGCGAGAGAAAGACTCAAAGCGATGAAAAAATATTCAGATGGATTTAAGATTGCAGAGATTGATTTTAAGCTTCGTGGACCTGGAGATATTTTCGGAACCAAACAGAGCGGTATACCAGAATTTAAATTTGTAGATATCTTTTCAGATCAAGAATTAATAGAAAGAGTTCGAGACTTTACTTTTAGTTTGATAGAAGAAGATCCTGATCTTGCAAAGCCAGAACATTTAATTATCAAAGAAGTCATAAAGAAGAAATATTCAGCAAGAGAGTTTTTATCCACAATTGCGTAA